In the genome of Streptomyces sp. NBC_00433, the window CCGACCAGGTCGCGGGCCGGGTCAACCAGATCCGTGCCGAGATCGAGAACAGCGACTCGGACTACGACCGCGAGAAGCTCCAGGAGCGCCTGGCGAAGCTGGCCGGCGGCGTGGCCGTCATCAAGGCCGGTGCCGCCACCGAGGTCGAGCTGAAGGAGCGCAAGCACCGCATCGAGGACGCGGTGCGCAACGCGAAGGCCGCCGTCGAGGAGGGCATCGTCGCCGGTGGTGGCGTGGCCCTGCTGCAGGCCACCGCGGTGTTCGAGAAGCTGGAGCTGGAAGGCGACGAGGCGACCGGTGCCAACGCCGTGAAGCTCGCGCTGGAGGCCCCGCTCAAGCAGATCGCCATCAACGGCGGACTTGAGGGCGGCGTCATCGTCGAGAAGGTGCGCAACCTGCCCATCGGCCACGGCCTGAACGCCGCGACCGGCGAGTACGTCGACATGATCGCCGAGGGCATCATCGACCCGGCGAAGGTCACCCGCTCGGCGCTGCAGAACGCGGCGTCCATCGCCGCGCTCTTCCTCACCACCGAGGCCGTCATCGCGGACAAGCCCGAGAAGGCCTCCGCGGCCGCCCCGGGCGGCATGCCCGGCGGTGACATGGACTTCTGATCCCCCGGGATCACCGTCCAGCACGCGACGCGGCGCCCCCTTCCCCGTACGTACGGGAAGGGGGCGCCGCTCTGTCGCAGGTCCGTCCGGCTCAGCTGCTGGGCATGGCCAGCGGCGCGGGCAGGTGGCCGGGGTCGGTGACGGCGATGATGTCGTCCTCGGTCATCACGGCGAGCTCCGGGTCGAGCCCCAGCAGCCGGTAGACGCTGACGGGCTGCCGCGGCTCGGGGCCGCCGCCGTCCTGGCAGCCGTCGAAGTAGCCCTGCCCGACCGGGTCGCCCTGGTGCGGCACGACCTTCGCCGACTCCTGCCCCGGTGCCATCACGTACAGCCTCCCGCCGTAGTGCAGCTCCCAGGCGCAGTCCATGCCCCCGGTGCCGCTCCCGGCGCCGGAGCAGCCGCCCAGCGCCAGCAGAGCGGCCGCCGCGAGCACCGCTGGTCCTCGTCCGTTCACAGGTCCCCCCTCGTTCGGTGTGCACCTTGGACGCACGACCGCCGAGAGGGGTTCCGGGGGTGACGGGCGGTCAGCCGGCCGCCGACTCCAGGGCCTTGCGCAGGTGGCCGCCGGACTCGGTCAGCAGCCGGGCCGCGGTCGGCGCGTCGACCTTGGCCAGCAGGGTGAGGATCGCGGGTTTGACCTCGCCGTCGGTGGCGGACAGCGCACGCTCGATCGCCGTGTCGTCCGCGCCGGTGGCCAGCGACACGATCCGCCGGGAGCGGGCCCGCAGCTTCTCGTTGGACGCGCGCACGTCCACCATCAGGTTCCCGTAGGTCTTGCCGAGCCGGATCATGGTGATGGTCGAGAGCATGTTGAGCACCAGCTTCTGCGCGGTGCCCGACTTCAGCCGGGTGGACCCGACGACCAGCTCGGGCCCGACCACGACCTCGATGCCGTGGTCCGCGGCGGCGGCCAGCGGCGAGTCGGCGTTGCAGGACAGCCCCACGGTCAGCGCCCCGAGCGCGCGGGCGTGCTCGACCGCGCCGACGGCGTAAGGCGTACGCCCCGAGGCCGAGACGCCGACGACGGCGTCGGCGGCGGTCAGCCCGAGCGCGTCCAGGTCCTCCGCGGCCAGCTCCTTGCTGTCCTCGGCGCCCTCGATCGAGGTGACCATGGCGCTCGGCCCGCCCGCGATGAGGCCGACGACCTCCCGCCCGGGTGTGGTGTTGAAGGTCGGCGGGCACTCGCTGGCGTCCAGGACGCCGAGTCTGCCCGCCGTGCCGGCG includes:
- the murQ gene encoding N-acetylmuramic acid 6-phosphate etherase; the encoded protein is MPQYTELRRELDTLTTEAFRPELAEIDRMPTLDIARTMNGEDATVPAAVAAQLPSIAAAIDGIADRMARGGRLVYAGAGTAGRLGVLDASECPPTFNTTPGREVVGLIAGGPSAMVTSIEGAEDSKELAAEDLDALGLTAADAVVGVSASGRTPYAVGAVEHARALGALTVGLSCNADSPLAAAADHGIEVVVGPELVVGSTRLKSGTAQKLVLNMLSTITMIRLGKTYGNLMVDVRASNEKLRARSRRIVSLATGADDTAIERALSATDGEVKPAILTLLAKVDAPTAARLLTESGGHLRKALESAAG